The Thermococcus thermotolerans genome contains a region encoding:
- the smc gene encoding chromosome segregation protein SMC encodes MPYIEKIEMKGFKSYGNRKVVVPLSKGFTAIVGANGSGKSNIGDAVLFVLGGLSAKAMRATRISDLIFAGTKTEAPAKYAEVAMYFNNEDRGFPIDEDEVVIKRRVYPDGRSTYWLNGKRTSRSDILDVLSAAMISPEGYNLVLQGDITKFIKMSPTERRMLIDEISGIAEYDAKKEKALKELKQAEENLARVDLLIREVKSQLDKLEKERNDALRYLDLKDRVEKAKVTLLLGEIRKLKSLIEENNLRDKEIEAEIAAIEERLKDIAKEIVAKEKELNAIEKELEEKSEDGILEVTRKISEVQSKIEMARKNIELAQKEIEDSQHRLAKTKEELKKVSEEIEKSRNAIQRWTKRREKLKAEIKEKEVVKNELVIKLGEIDRDFAIAKQDFDKVVDELEEAKKELYMKESDIRKFEEEIERLKARIAQDSARRTALKSKIEEAKKSLETKRSELGEIEGKMAKAEARLRKAEKELEEKTKALRKVEGELSKAREELIKAEAQREVRGNRAIEFLKNQNIPGLYGSLGELISVADKDYALAIEVALGGNYDNVVVEDDKVAEKAIRLLKEKKLGRLTFLPLNKIKPRSMREKPSLGIPAMDVVQYDPRFKNAVAYALGDTLIVSDLDEARAVGIGKVRMVTLGGELLERSGAITGGHYRPRGKLGVNVDEVRKRVERLEREKEALESSINALKIEVKSLQNELFELRMRKSDLSKDLQVVQREMERLLAEDRALKEGIEESERLIEVLEKRIHGTKGDMAKLRGRIERLEKKKERLKRALENPEARELNQKIREVEHEISKLREELSKVESKLENLEIRINEELLPRKADLEEEIEGLVNRINALKANIAENENAIKEFEKELEELRKAEESVKDELKELRERREKVKNEIISLRSEKDELNSKLQELRIEANTLKIKLAQYEATLKEKQGELKHHDTKLIRSIKEVPLELEALREQIEKMEEEIRSLEPVNMKAIEDFEVVERRYLELKSKREQVVAEKESIEEFIEEIEGQKRNVFMQTLSEIARNFSELFAKLSPGGSARLILENPDDPFAGGLEIEAKPAGKDVKRIEAMSGGEKALTALAFVFAIQRYKPAPFYLFDEIDAHLDDANVKRVADLIKEASQNSQFIVITLRDVMMANADKIIGVSMRNGVSRVVALSLEKAMKILEEARKRSEAEHAEMFGHLSG; translated from the coding sequence ATGCCGTACATCGAGAAGATTGAAATGAAAGGCTTCAAATCCTACGGTAACCGGAAGGTAGTCGTCCCGCTTTCTAAGGGGTTTACAGCGATCGTGGGTGCCAACGGTTCTGGAAAGAGCAACATTGGTGACGCCGTTCTCTTCGTTCTCGGTGGACTGTCTGCCAAAGCCATGCGTGCGACCAGGATAAGCGATTTGATCTTCGCGGGCACAAAAACAGAGGCACCGGCAAAGTACGCCGAGGTGGCGATGTACTTCAACAATGAGGATCGGGGCTTTCCAATCGATGAGGACGAGGTCGTGATAAAGCGCCGCGTTTATCCCGACGGGAGGAGCACGTACTGGCTCAACGGCAAGAGAACCAGCAGGAGCGACATACTCGATGTCCTCAGTGCGGCCATGATTTCGCCTGAAGGATACAACCTCGTTCTCCAGGGTGACATCACCAAGTTCATCAAGATGAGCCCCACCGAGAGGAGGATGCTCATAGACGAAATCTCCGGAATAGCGGAGTACGACGCAAAGAAGGAGAAGGCCCTGAAGGAGCTGAAGCAGGCCGAGGAAAACCTCGCCCGCGTTGACCTGCTCATCAGGGAAGTCAAATCCCAGCTCGACAAGCTCGAAAAGGAGCGCAACGACGCCCTTCGCTACCTCGACCTCAAAGACCGTGTCGAGAAGGCGAAGGTTACGCTCCTCCTTGGTGAGATAAGGAAGCTGAAGTCCCTGATTGAGGAGAACAATCTCCGTGACAAGGAGATAGAGGCGGAGATAGCCGCCATAGAGGAGCGCCTCAAGGACATAGCCAAGGAGATAGTCGCCAAGGAGAAGGAGCTGAACGCAATTGAGAAGGAGCTTGAGGAGAAGAGCGAGGATGGCATTCTTGAGGTTACCAGGAAGATCAGCGAGGTTCAGTCGAAGATCGAGATGGCGAGGAAGAACATCGAACTGGCCCAGAAGGAGATAGAGGACAGCCAGCACAGGCTCGCCAAGACCAAGGAGGAGCTGAAGAAGGTATCCGAGGAGATAGAGAAGAGCAGGAACGCCATTCAGCGCTGGACTAAGAGGCGCGAGAAGCTCAAGGCGGAGATAAAGGAGAAAGAGGTTGTCAAAAACGAGCTGGTCATCAAGCTCGGAGAGATAGACAGGGACTTTGCGATAGCCAAGCAGGACTTCGACAAGGTCGTTGACGAACTTGAGGAGGCCAAGAAGGAGCTCTACATGAAGGAGAGCGATATCAGAAAGTTCGAGGAGGAGATAGAGCGCCTTAAGGCCAGGATTGCACAGGACAGCGCCAGGAGAACGGCACTCAAGTCCAAAATCGAGGAGGCAAAGAAATCCCTTGAGACCAAGCGCTCCGAGCTCGGAGAGATAGAGGGGAAGATGGCTAAGGCCGAGGCGAGGCTTAGGAAGGCAGAAAAGGAGCTTGAAGAAAAGACCAAGGCTCTCAGGAAGGTCGAAGGAGAGCTTTCCAAGGCCAGGGAAGAGCTCATCAAGGCCGAGGCCCAGCGTGAGGTGAGGGGCAACAGGGCCATAGAGTTCCTCAAGAACCAGAACATTCCCGGCCTCTACGGCTCGCTTGGAGAGCTGATAAGCGTTGCGGACAAGGACTATGCCCTTGCGATAGAGGTCGCCCTCGGCGGGAACTACGACAACGTTGTGGTGGAAGACGATAAGGTCGCCGAGAAGGCAATCAGGCTCCTCAAGGAGAAAAAGCTCGGAAGGCTGACCTTCCTCCCGCTCAACAAGATAAAGCCCCGTTCTATGCGCGAGAAGCCTTCGCTCGGAATCCCCGCGATGGACGTTGTCCAGTACGACCCGCGCTTCAAAAATGCGGTGGCGTATGCCTTGGGAGATACGCTCATCGTGAGCGACCTGGATGAGGCAAGAGCGGTAGGAATCGGAAAGGTTCGCATGGTGACCCTGGGCGGTGAGCTCCTTGAGAGGAGCGGGGCGATAACCGGCGGTCACTACAGGCCCAGGGGCAAACTCGGGGTGAACGTCGACGAGGTACGGAAGAGGGTCGAGAGGCTCGAACGCGAGAAAGAGGCCTTGGAATCCTCAATTAACGCGCTCAAGATCGAGGTTAAGAGTCTCCAGAACGAGCTCTTTGAGCTCCGCATGAGGAAGAGCGACCTGAGCAAGGATCTGCAGGTCGTCCAGAGGGAGATGGAGCGCCTCCTCGCCGAGGACAGGGCCCTTAAGGAGGGCATAGAGGAGAGCGAGAGGCTCATCGAGGTTCTTGAGAAGAGGATTCACGGAACTAAGGGCGATATGGCAAAGCTCCGCGGAAGGATAGAGCGGCTTGAAAAGAAGAAGGAGAGGCTCAAGAGGGCCCTTGAGAACCCCGAGGCTAGGGAGCTGAACCAGAAGATCAGGGAAGTGGAGCACGAGATAAGCAAGCTCAGGGAGGAGCTGAGCAAGGTCGAGAGCAAGCTTGAGAACCTTGAGATAAGGATAAACGAGGAGCTCCTCCCGAGGAAGGCCGACCTTGAGGAGGAGATAGAGGGGCTCGTGAACAGGATAAACGCCCTCAAGGCCAACATCGCCGAGAACGAGAACGCGATAAAGGAGTTCGAGAAGGAACTTGAGGAGCTCAGGAAAGCCGAGGAAAGCGTCAAGGACGAGCTCAAGGAGCTCCGCGAGAGGCGCGAGAAGGTCAAGAACGAGATAATAAGCCTCCGCTCGGAGAAGGACGAGCTCAACTCCAAGCTTCAGGAGCTGCGCATTGAGGCCAACACCCTCAAGATAAAGCTCGCCCAGTACGAGGCGACGCTGAAGGAGAAGCAGGGCGAGCTGAAGCACCACGATACCAAGCTCATAAGGAGCATCAAGGAAGTCCCGCTGGAGCTTGAAGCTTTGCGGGAGCAGATAGAGAAGATGGAGGAGGAGATACGCTCCCTTGAGCCCGTCAACATGAAGGCCATAGAGGACTTCGAGGTCGTTGAGAGGAGATACCTTGAGCTGAAGAGCAAGCGCGAGCAGGTCGTCGCCGAGAAGGAGAGCATAGAGGAATTCATCGAGGAGATAGAAGGCCAGAAGAGGAACGTCTTCATGCAGACCCTCAGCGAGATAGCCAGGAACTTCTCGGAGCTCTTCGCGAAGCTCTCACCCGGAGGGAGTGCCAGGCTCATCCTTGAGAACCCGGACGACCCCTTCGCGGGCGGTCTTGAGATAGAGGCCAAGCCTGCCGGAAAGGACGTTAAGCGCATCGAGGCCATGAGCGGCGGTGAGAAGGCTTTAACTGCCCTCGCCTTTGTCTTCGCGATACAGCGCTACAAGCCGGCGCCGTTCTACCTCTTCGACGAGATAGATGCCCACCTCGACGATGCCAACGTCAAGCGCGTTGCTGACCTCATCAAGGAGGCCTCCCAGAACAGCCAGTTCATCGTGATAACCCTGAGGGACGTCATGATGGCCAACGCGGACAAGATAATCGGCGTCAGCATGAGGAACGGCGTCTCGCGCGTCGTTGCGCTCAGCCTTGAGAAGGCAATGAAGATACTTGAAGAGGCAAGGAAGAGAAGCGAGGCCGAGCACGCGGAGATGTTCGGACATCTGAGCGGGTGA
- a CDS encoding DUF835 domain-containing protein has translation MMFRGRPRRRGSRVIDYRRLDDVLAKNPQRGKILITRRPPFEVKAPNVYQVWITKVSHPKAVHPSRLHVIEQIVWDRLGNKKSDVVLDAVEYLMIENGVEPTLRFVSKIRDMAVMRNSDFYVTVSDGIDTKVLNILRRIVE, from the coding sequence ATGATGTTTAGGGGGCGGCCCCGGAGGAGAGGCTCACGGGTTATTGATTATCGCCGTCTCGACGATGTCCTCGCCAAAAATCCCCAGCGGGGGAAGATTTTAATAACCAGAAGACCGCCCTTTGAGGTCAAAGCGCCCAACGTTTACCAGGTGTGGATTACTAAAGTCTCCCATCCAAAGGCAGTCCATCCGTCCAGGCTTCACGTGATTGAGCAGATTGTTTGGGATCGCTTGGGGAACAAAAAATCTGACGTTGTTCTGGATGCGGTTGAATACCTGATGATAGAGAACGGCGTTGAACCCACGCTCCGCTTCGTTAGCAAGATACGGGACATGGCCGTCATGAGGAACTCTGACTTCTACGTTACCGTGAGTGATGGCATAGACACCAAGGTGCTCAACATCCTGCGGAGAATAGTCGAGTAA
- the mce gene encoding methylmalonyl-CoA epimerase, giving the protein MIKKIDHVGIAVKNLDEAIKVWEGLGLKVEEIEEVPDQKVRTAIIHVGESRIELLEGTSEDSPIAKFIAKRGEGIHHIALGVDNIEEHLEKLKAEGYRLIDEKPRTGAGGARIAFVHPKAVTGVLLELCEREG; this is encoded by the coding sequence ATGATAAAGAAGATAGACCACGTTGGTATAGCCGTTAAGAACCTCGACGAGGCCATCAAGGTCTGGGAGGGCCTCGGCCTAAAGGTCGAGGAGATTGAAGAGGTGCCCGACCAGAAGGTTAGAACCGCGATAATCCACGTCGGCGAGAGCAGGATAGAGCTCCTTGAAGGAACCTCCGAGGATTCGCCGATAGCCAAGTTCATAGCCAAGCGCGGCGAGGGCATACACCACATAGCCCTCGGCGTCGATAACATTGAGGAGCACCTTGAGAAGCTCAAGGCTGAGGGGTACAGACTCATCGATGAGAAGCCCCGCACCGGTGCCGGGGGTGCGAGGATAGCCTTCGTCCACCCGAAGGCGGTAACGGGTGTGCTTCTCGAACTCTGCGAAAGGGAAGGATAA